From one Trifolium pratense cultivar HEN17-A07 linkage group LG1, ARS_RC_1.1, whole genome shotgun sequence genomic stretch:
- the LOC123909861 gene encoding ubiquitin C-terminal hydrolase 12-like isoform X3 has product MTITTTPPLDNLEEDTEMLVPNSDLVVEGPQPMEVVHAENTNTVDAMAVEDPPAGRFTWTIDNFSRLPKKHYSDVFTVGGYKWRILIFPKGNNAEHLSMYIDVADSVTMPYGWTRFAQFSLTVVNQAHSKYSIRKETQHQFNARESDWGFTNFMPLSELYDPSRGYVMDDRCILEADVNVRKDLDYWAHDSKKETGCVGLKNQGATCYMNSLLQTLYHIPYFRKAVYHMPTTENDMPSGSIPLALQSLFYKLQYNDSSVSTKELTKSFGWDTYDSFMQHDVQELNRVLCEKLEDKMKGTVVEGTIQQLFEGHHMNYIECMTVDYKSTRKESFYDLQLDVKGCTDVYASFDKYVEVEKLEGDNKYHAEQYGLQEAKKGVLFIDFPPVLQLQLKRFEYDFVRDTMVKINDRYEFPLQLDLDRDNGKYLSPEADRSIRNLYTLHSVLVHSGGVHGGHYYAYIRPTLSNQWFKFDDERVTKEDTNRALEEQYGGEEELPHTNPGFNNSPFKFTKYSNAYMLVYVRECDKDKIICNVDEKDIAKHLRIRLKKEQEEKEKKKKEKAEAHLYTIVKIARDVDLHEQIGKDIFFDLVDHDKVRSFRIQKQTPFIIFKEEVAKEFGIPVECQRFWMWAKRQNHTYRPNRPVTAQEETQSVGQLREVSNKANNAELRLFLEIETGQDLRPIPPPEKLKEELLLFFKLYEPSSQKLRYVGRLFVMGSRKPVDILMRLNEMAGFAPDEEIDLFEEIKFEPKIMCEHVDKKSTFRENQLEDGDIICFQKSPQVSDGQQYCYPDVPSFFDYVQNRQVVRFRFLEKPKEDEFSLELSKLHTYDDVVDKVSKHLGLNDPSKIRLTSHNCYSQQPKPQPIKYQGVDHLSDMLVHYNQASDILYYEVLDIPLPELQCLKTLKIAFHHDAKDEVMIIRLPKHSTVKDVINDLKSKVDLSHPDAELRLLEVFNHKIYKIFHVNENIENINDHYWTLRAEEIPEEEKNLGPNDRMIHVYHFLKDTAQNQMHVQNFGDPFFLVIHEGEALAEVKLRIQKKLQVPNEEFLKWKFAFVSLGRPEYLQDSDIISNRFQRRDIYGAWEQYLGLEHTDNSPKRYTANQNRHAFDKPIKIYN; this is encoded by the exons ATGACTATTACCACAACTCCGCCATTAGAT AATCTGGAAGAGGATACTGAGATGCTTGTTCCTAACTCTGATTTGGTTGTTGAAGGTCCCCAACCTATGGaag TAGTACATGCAGAAAACACAAATACAGTGGATGCTATGGCAGTAGAAGATCCACCAGCTGGGAGATTTACTTGGACTATTGACAATTTTTCGAGGCTTCCAAAGAAACATTATTCGGACGTTTTCACTGTTGGGGGCTATAAATG GCGGATATTGATCTTTCCGAAGGGGAACAATGCTGAACATCTGTCAATGTATATAGATGTTGCAGATTCAGTGACAATGCCTTATGGCTGGACTAGATTTGCACAGTTCAGTTTAACTGTGGTCAATCAGGCTCACAGTAAATATTCCATCAGAAAAG AAACACAGCACCAGTTTAATGCACGTGAGAGTGATTGGGGTTTCACTAATTTCATGCCTCTTTCTGAATTGTATGATCCTAGTAGAGGCTATGTCATGGATGACAGATGTATACTTGAGGCTGATGTGAATGTGCGCAAAGATCTTGATTACTGGGCACATGACTCAAAAAAAGAAACTGGCTGTGTTGGTTTGAAAAACCAAGGAGCTACCTGTTACATGAATTCTCTACTTCAGACACTGTATCACATTCCTTATTTCAGAAAG GCTGTGTACCATATGCCCACGACTGAAAATGATATGCCATCTGGGAGCATTCCTCTGGCATTACAGAGTTTGTTTTACAAGTTGCAGTATAATGACAGCAGTGTATCAACAAAAGAGTTAACCAAGTCTTTTGGATGGGATACGTATGATTCATTCATGCAGCATGATGTCCAAGAACTTAATAGGGTTCTCTGTGAAAAGCTAGAAGACAAAATGAAG GGAACTGTTGTTGAAGGCACTATACAGCAGTTGTTTGAAGGCCACCATATGAACTATATTGAATGCATGACTGTGGATTATAAATCAACAAGAAAAGAATCATTTTATG ATCTTCAGCTGGATGTCAAAGGCTGTACAGATGTGTATGCTTCTTTTGATAAGTATGTGGAAGTAGAAAAGCTTGAGGGTGATAACAAGTATCATGCAGAGCAGTATGGTTTACAG GAAGCAAAGAAGGGTGTATTGTTCATTGATTTTCCACCTGTTCTTCAGCTTCAGTTAAAACGGTTTGAGTATGATTTTGTGCGAGACACAATGGTAAAG ATCAATGACCGCTATGAGTTCCCCTTGCAACTAGATCTTGATAGGGATAATGGAAAGTATCTATCTCCTGAAGCAGACAGAAGTATTCGCAACCTTTACACACTTCACAG TGTTTTGGTTCACAGCGGTGGAGTTCATGGTGGACACTACTATGCATATATACGTCCAACTCTTTCAAATCAGTG GTTTAAATTCGACGACGAACGAGTAACAAAAGAAGATACAAACAGGGCTTTAGAAGAGCAGTATGGTGGTGAAGAAGAG TTACCTCATACAAATCCTGGGTTCAACAACTCTCCTTTTAAATTTACAAAGTATTCAAATGCATACATGCTTGTCTATGTGCGTGAATGTGACAAGGATAAGATAATTTGTAATGTGGATGAGAAGGACATTGCCAAACACCTTCGA ATAAGATTAAAGAAAGAgcaagaagaaaaagagaagaagaagaaggagaaggCTGAGGCTCATTTGTACACTATTGTAAAG ATTGCCCGTGATGTTGATCTGCATGAGCAAATTGGAAAGGATATATTCTTTGACCTTGTGGATCATGATAAAGTGCGAAGTTTTCGCATTCAAAAACAGACACCCTTTATCATTTTCAAG GAAGAAGTTGCGAAAGAGTTTGGCATACCAGTTGAGTGCCAACGTTTTTGGATGTGGGCCAAGCGTCAAAACCATACATATCGGCCAAATAGACCAGTGACAGCTCAGGAAGAAACACAATCA GTTGGACAGTTGAGAGAAGTTTCTAATAAGGCAAATAATGCAGAGCTAAGGTTATTTTTGGAAATAGAAACGGGGCAG GATTTGCGACCTATTCCTCCTCCTGAGAAGTTGAAAGAGGAGTTGTTGCTATTCTTTAAACTTTATGAACCTTCAAGTCAGAAGCTTCG GTATGTTGGGAGGCTTTTTGTGATGGGTAGCAGAAAGCCAGTAGATATACTGATGAGACTAAATGAAATGGCTGGATTTGCTCCGGATGAAGAAATTGATCTGTTTGAG GAAATAAAATTTGAACCTAAAATCATGTGTGAACATGTCGACAAGAAGTCCACTTTTCGTGAAAATCAG CTAGAGGATGGTGATATTATTTGCTTCCAGAAGTCCCCTCAAGTTAGCGATGGACAGCAATATTGCTATCCAGATGTCCCTTCATTCTTCGATTATGTGCAAAACCGTCAA GTTGTTCGCTTTAGGTTCTTGGAGAAACCTAAGGAGGATGAGTTCAGTCTTGAGCT GTCAAAGCTTCATACTTACGATGACGTTGTAGATAAAGTCTCTAAACATCTTGGTTTGAATGATCCTTCTAAAATCAGACTCACATCTCATAACTGCTACTCCCAGCAACCTAAACCACAGCCTATCAAGTACCAAGGGGTGGATCATTTGTCTGACATGCTGGTTCACTACAATCAG GCTTCTGATATTCTATACTATGAAGTATTGGATATCCCTCTGCCTGAATTACAATGCCTAAAAACACTCAAAATTGCTTTTCATCATGATGCCAAGGATGAA GTGATGATAATTAGATTACCGAAGCATAGTACTGTCAAAGATGTAATTAATGATCTAAAATCAAAG GTAGATTTATCACATCCTGATGCGGAACTTAGATTGCTCGAAGTATTTAATCACAAGATCTATAAG ATTTTTCATGTCAATGAAAATATTGAGAATATTAATGATCATTATTGGACATTACGAGCAGAGGAG ATTCCCGAAGAAGAGAAGAACCTCGGCCCTAACGATCGGATGATACATGTTTATCACTTTTTGAAAGACACTGCTCAAAATCAGATG CATGTTCAGAACTTTGGAGATCCTTTCTTCTTGGTTATCCATGAGGGTGAGGCATTAGCTGAAGTCAAATTGCGGATACAAAAGAAGTTGCAAGTTCCAAATGAAGAGTTTTTGAAG TGGAAGTTTGCATTTGTCTCACTTGGTCGTCCTGAGTACCTTCAAGATTCTGATATTATTTCTAATCGGTTTCAG AGAAGGGACATATACGGCGCATGGGAGCAGTATCTTGGACTGGAGCACACTGATAATTCACCAAAAAGATATACAGCCAATCAG AATCGTCATGCATTTGATAAACCAATAAAAATCTACAACTAG